CACAGAGTTCCTTCTCCAACTTGATATTCATTTCCACCTGATTGATCGGGACATGCCCCGGCCCCTCGATCATCACCTGCACTCCCGCCTCCCGTGCCCGCTTCGTCAGCTCCCCCAGAACGATCAGTTCCTGGACCTGTCCCCGGTCGGTGGCGTCGGCCAGACACCCGGGACGCATCCCGTCCCCCAGGCTGAGACAGATATCGTAACGGACCGCGATCTCAAGGAGCCGGTCGAACTGTTCGTAGAGAGGATTCTCACGGCCGTTATGGATCATCCATTCCAGAAGGAAGGAGCCGCCGCGGCTTACCACGTTTAAGAGCCGCCCCTCCCGCCTCAGCCGCTCGATGGTCCCGAGGGTGACGCCGCAATGGACCGTCATGTAGTCCACCCCCTCCGCTCCCTGCCGCTCGATCACATCGAAGAAATCCTCCGGGTCCATCCGCACGACCCCCTGCCGCTTCTCTACCGCATGCAGCGCCGCCTCGTAGATCGGAACCGTTCCGAGTGGAACGGCGACCTCCCGCAGGATCCGGCGGCGGATCCCCGGAAGATCACCGCCGGTGGAGAGGTCCATGATCGTGTCGGCCCCGGCGGCCACGGCGGCTCGGGCCTTTTCGATCTCTCCGTCGGCATCAAGATGATCCCTCGAGGTCCCGATATTGGCGTTGATCTTGGTCGAAAGCCCCTCTCCAATTCCGATGGGAATGCTCTCCCTCCGGTTCCGGTTCCGAAGGACCACCGCCCTCCCTTCCGCCACCTTCCGGGCCAGCGCCTCCGGCGGGATTCTCTCGTTCCGGGCCACCTGCCGGATCTCTTCGGTCACAACACCCTTGCAGGCCGATCTCATCTGCGTCATCATCTCATCCCTTCCCGGCGGGGAGTCCCGCCTCTTCGTTGAAGTTCCGTCATTATACCCGCAGCGGTTTCCCGGATGTCCCCACCGGCCAGAACGGCGGAGATCAGTGCAACTCCGAAAGCCCCGGCCCGAAGCACCGGCGCCACTTCCCGCTCCCCTATCCCGCCGACGGCAAAGACGGGGACCGTCAATTCACGGCAAGCCGCATCAAGTCGGTCAAGCCCGAGAGGGGGGCCGTAAGACCTCTTTGAAGGAGTGTCGAAGACGGGTCCGAAGGTCACGAAATCGCCGCCTTCCGCCTCCGCCGCCTTCGCCTGCTCCAATGAGTGGGTGGAAACTCCGATCAGGGCATCCTTCCCCACGATCCGACGGGCCTCCCGGGCGGAGTAACTCGACTGCCGCAGGTGAACCCCGTCGGCCTCGACAGCCGCGGCGATGTCGGCCCGATCATTGATCAAGAGCTTCGCCCCATATTCCCGGGTCAGTACTCGGACCGTCATGCCCAGGTCATAGAGTTCCCGGTCGGTAAGGTCGCGCTCCCGAAGCTGCACCGCACGCACACCGCCTTCGAGGGCCTCCTCCAGGGCGGACAAAAGATCTCCGCCCGGAACCTGTTGACGGTCGGTGATAAGGTAGAGGGTGAAGTCGATCATTATTGAATCATTCCCTCAATCGGGCTGCTCGCCGTGGCGTAGAGCTTCCTCGGGATACGACCCGCCCGGTAGGCCAGCCTTCCCGCCCGGACGGCATGGTTCATCGCTTCCGCCATGGCGATCGGGTCCCCGGCGCCTGCGATCCCCGTGTTCATCAGGACCGCCTCCGCCCCTAACTCCATCGCCACCACGGCGTCCGAGGCAGTCCCCACGCCGGCATCGACCACAACCGGCACCGACACCGATTCCATGAGTATCCTGAGATTGTAGGGATTGCAAATTCCGAGGCCCGAGCCGATCGGGGCGCCGAGCGGCATGACCGCCGAGGCGCCGGCATCCTCCAGTTTCATCGCCAGGATCGGATCGTCCGTGGTATAGGGAAGGACAATGAACCCTTCTTTCACGAGAACCCGGGTCGCCTCGAGAAGCCCCTCGGTGTCGGGGAAAAGACTCTTGTGCTCTGCGATCACTTCGAGTTTGACCATGTCGGAAATCCCGGCCGCGCGGGCAAGGCGCGCCGTTCGAATCGCCTCGTCGGCCGTGCTGCACCCCGCCGTGTTCGGGAGGATCTTGTACTTCTTCGGATCAATGTGTTCCAGCAGGTTCTCCTTCGTCGGGTCGGTAATGTTGACCCGCCGTACCGAGACCGTCACCACGTCCGCCCCGGAGGCCTCCACCGCCCGGCGTGTCTCGTCGAAGTCTTTGTACTTCCCCGTCCCGATCCAGAGACGAGATCTAAACTCAATGCCGGCGATCATCAGTTTCTCTTCCATTGTGAACTCCTTATAGAGCGGTCAGCGGCCTGTTCCAGGAATCGCCATCCCGGATAAACCGGGACGCTACATCCGCCGGGGGTAAACCCCGGCGCTACGGGTCCTTTGTTCTTATCTTTTTATCCTGTAGATCCAGCCAGAAAGGTTATTGCTTTTCTCTGCGCTCTCCGCGTCTCTGCGGTGAATGCCTTTTGTCCTTGATCTTGTTTTTGCCTTTGATATTGTTTTTTTCATGATTGTCCTTGTGCATGCGGGATCATCCTCCCCCCACGAACCCCACCACCTCCAGCACATCCCCATCAGCCAGGGTCGTCTCCCCGTAGACCTCGGGGGGGATGATCTCCCGGTTCAGCTCCACCGCCACCCGGGCCGTGGAGAACCGCAATTCCTGCAATAATCCGGAGAGAGCCATCCCCTCCGCAATCTCCCGTTCTTCCCCGTTGAGTTTGATCTTCATCTCCGTGCCCTCAAGGTTTGTGTTTTTCGTTTTTGTCTTTAATCCGCCTTTTCCACATTTTGATTTTCTCTGCGCCCTCAGCGTCTCTGCGGTGATCGTTTTTCGCCTCTGTCTTTTTCAGAAGTGGACGTCTTCTTCCCCCCGGGCGACCCGATCGAGGCCCTTCTCTACTTCCCGCCGGAAGGCATCATCTTTGAGCTGTGTTACGCGGGCGACAATCTGTTCGTGCACGGCGGCACGCGTCTTTTCCGTTCCGTGGTCCTTAAAATACTCCATGAGGGAGAAGAGTGCATTGGCCTCGCAAAAATCCCGGACCCTGCCCGACTCCGCAACGGCACGAAAGGCCTCCCCCGTCCGGCCGGAACGGTAGCAGGCAGTGCAGAGGCTCGGCTCCAGGCCGTGATCAAGGATGGCTGCAATCACCTCATCCAGGTTCCTGCCATCGCTCAGGGAAAACTGAGCGGTCCCCGTCTCCTCTTTCGCATGGGCATAGCCGCCGATGTCGGTCCGGGACCCGGCGCTGATCTGGGAAACGCCGATCCGGATCACCTCGTCCCGCAGTGCCGCACCTTCCCGGGTGGAAACGACCACCCCGGCGTAAGGCACGGCCAACCGGAAGACCGCGACGATTTTTTTGAATGCTTCGTCGGAGACCGGACAGGGAACCGATTGAAGAGCGGAGCCTGCCGCCGGCTGGAGACGGGGGACCGAAACCGTGTGGGGACCGACGCCGAAGCGCTCTTCGAGATAGCGCGCATGGGCGATCAGGGCCAGGACCTCGAAACGATCGTCGTAAAGGCCGAAAAGTGCCCCCATCCCGACATCGCCGAATCCCGCGGCCACGGCCCGGTCCATGACGGAGAGACGCCGTTCATAGTCGCTCTTCGGACCGGAGGGATGCATCCGGGCATAGGTTTCCGGGTGATAGGTCTCCTGAAAACATTGATAGACCCCCGCGCCAGCCCCCTTCAGGCGTCTGAAGTCATCTTCATCCATCGGGGCGGCGTTGACATGAACGATCCGGATCGGCGTTTCCCGGTAGATGGCCGAGACTGCGTCGCAGAGGTAATCGATGGAGGAGCCGCTCCCCTCCCCGGCCACGAGGAGAACCCGCCGGTAGCCTCCGTCATACAACGCCCGCGCCTCCTCCACGATCCCGGGGATCGGGAGGGTCTTCCGTTCCGCCTCCCTGTTCTCCCTCCGGAAGCCGCAGTAGAGACAGTTGTTGACACAGCGGTTGGAGATGTAGAGCGGTGCGAAGAGGACGATCCTTTTACCGAAAACCCGCTCCTTGACCTCCCGGGCCGTCTCGTAGAGGCGGTCGATCAGGGCGGGTTCTTCGATCGACAGCAGCACCGCTGCTTCCAAGAGGTCGAGCGGCTTTCCCTGCCGGGACTGCTCCAGAATGGTCTCCGCGAAAGCCCCGCCACGATGCCCCGGCTGCAAAAGGTTCTGAATTTCTTCTTCCGGAATCCGGAATGCACTCTTGACTTTCTCTTCCTCTGTTTTCATTTTTTCTCCAGTAATAAACGTAAAACAACATTCGCCTGGTGATGCGCCGCCACTCCCACCCGGGGGGACATGAGTCCCGTTCCCGGCGCAGCGGCCGTCGTCCCATCGCCGACGATGAAGCACCGTTTTCCGAAGGGAGTGATCCGGATTTCCCCAGAGGGACCGTACCCGGCGAGGCCCGAGGCGCAGACGACAAAGGTCCCGTCCATCTTCCGGAGGACGGTATTGATCATCATCGACTTGGCTTCGGCCGTATCGAAGGCCTCTACGATTACGGAGACCCCGGCAAAGATCTCCGTCAGGTTCTCCGGGGTCAGACAGACTTCATGACTCGAAACTTCCACATAGGGGTTGATCCGATGGAGGTTCGCAGTCATTGCCGCCGCTTTGGTCATCCCGATCTGGTCGGTGAAATACTGCTGACGGTTCAGGTTGGAAGGTTCCACCACATCGTAATCGGCAAGGATCAGCCGCCCGACGCCGAGCCGGGCAAGCGCCACCGCCACGGAGGAACCGAGCCCTCCCAGTCCGGCAATCCCGACGACCCCCCTTTTCACCTTATCATGGACACCGGGCGTATGACGGGCCGCCATGAGAATTTCCAGTTCTTCCCGGGAAGGAACCTCCCCGCGCCGGATCAGGACCACCTCATCCCCCTCTGAAAGAAGCCGGTCGTCGGACACGGGAAAACCGTTGAGAATGAGGAGATCGGCGTTCGGCTTTTCGGCTTCACGAAGGGCATGGAGAGTTAGTTGCTCCGGCAGGGCGAGAAACCTTTCATTGACTTTGATCCGCATGGCAGAACTCCACCCGCAGGATCGCAGCGGCAATCCAGGACCCACGAACCGGATGAGAGTAAAGAAGGAGGATTCGGAGGGAGCGGGGAGACCCCGCAAAAAAGACTCCAAACCGTTTCCCTACGCCGGCATGACCCGGATCAGGTTCGAAGGGTCGCCCGTCTGCACGGGACTCTCAGCCGTTCCGGCTCCCCTACGGTT
The sequence above is a segment of the Deltaproteobacteria bacterium genome. Coding sequences within it:
- the thiC gene encoding phosphomethylpyrimidine synthase ThiC yields the protein MTQMRSACKGVVTEEIRQVARNERIPPEALARKVAEGRAVVLRNRNRRESIPIGIGEGLSTKINANIGTSRDHLDADGEIEKARAAVAAGADTIMDLSTGGDLPGIRRRILREVAVPLGTVPIYEAALHAVEKRQGVVRMDPEDFFDVIERQGAEGVDYMTVHCGVTLGTIERLRREGRLLNVVSRGGSFLLEWMIHNGRENPLYEQFDRLLEIAVRYDICLSLGDGMRPGCLADATDRGQVQELIVLGELTKRAREAGVQVMIEGPGHVPINQVEMNIKLEKELCDGAPFYVLGPLVTDIAPGYDHITSAIGGAIAGAAGADFLCYVTPAEHLRLPTVGDVREGVIAAKIAAHAADIAKGIPGAMERDREMARARRDLDWDAQIRLSLDPEHARKIRESSPPQDEAVCSMCGEFCAIKGVNEFLGETSSNKS
- the thiE gene encoding thiamine phosphate synthase, with the translated sequence MIDFTLYLITDRQQVPGGDLLSALEEALEGGVRAVQLRERDLTDRELYDLGMTVRVLTREYGAKLLINDRADIAAAVEADGVHLRQSSYSAREARRIVGKDALIGVSTHSLEQAKAAEAEGGDFVTFGPVFDTPSKRSYGPPLGLDRLDAACRELTVPVFAVGGIGEREVAPVLRAGAFGVALISAVLAGGDIRETAAGIMTELQRRGGTPRREGMR
- a CDS encoding thiazole synthase — its product is MEEKLMIAGIEFRSRLWIGTGKYKDFDETRRAVEASGADVVTVSVRRVNITDPTKENLLEHIDPKKYKILPNTAGCSTADEAIRTARLARAAGISDMVKLEVIAEHKSLFPDTEGLLEATRVLVKEGFIVLPYTTDDPILAMKLEDAGASAVMPLGAPIGSGLGICNPYNLRILMESVSVPVVVDAGVGTASDAVVAMELGAEAVLMNTGIAGAGDPIAMAEAMNHAVRAGRLAYRAGRIPRKLYATASSPIEGMIQ
- the thiS gene encoding sulfur carrier protein ThiS, which produces MKIKLNGEEREIAEGMALSGLLQELRFSTARVAVELNREIIPPEVYGETTLADGDVLEVVGFVGGG
- the hydG gene encoding [FeFe] hydrogenase H-cluster radical SAM maturase HydG, with protein sequence MKTEEEKVKSAFRIPEEEIQNLLQPGHRGGAFAETILEQSRQGKPLDLLEAAVLLSIEEPALIDRLYETAREVKERVFGKRIVLFAPLYISNRCVNNCLYCGFRRENREAERKTLPIPGIVEEARALYDGGYRRVLLVAGEGSGSSIDYLCDAVSAIYRETPIRIVHVNAAPMDEDDFRRLKGAGAGVYQCFQETYHPETYARMHPSGPKSDYERRLSVMDRAVAAGFGDVGMGALFGLYDDRFEVLALIAHARYLEERFGVGPHTVSVPRLQPAAGSALQSVPCPVSDEAFKKIVAVFRLAVPYAGVVVSTREGAALRDEVIRIGVSQISAGSRTDIGGYAHAKEETGTAQFSLSDGRNLDEVIAAILDHGLEPSLCTACYRSGRTGEAFRAVAESGRVRDFCEANALFSLMEYFKDHGTEKTRAAVHEQIVARVTQLKDDAFRREVEKGLDRVARGEEDVHF
- the thiF gene encoding sulfur carrier protein ThiS adenylyltransferase ThiF, which encodes MRIKVNERFLALPEQLTLHALREAEKPNADLLILNGFPVSDDRLLSEGDEVVLIRRGEVPSREELEILMAARHTPGVHDKVKRGVVGIAGLGGLGSSVAVALARLGVGRLILADYDVVEPSNLNRQQYFTDQIGMTKAAAMTANLHRINPYVEVSSHEVCLTPENLTEIFAGVSVIVEAFDTAEAKSMMINTVLRKMDGTFVVCASGLAGYGPSGEIRITPFGKRCFIVGDGTTAAAPGTGLMSPRVGVAAHHQANVVLRLLLEKK